One genomic window of Oncorhynchus kisutch isolate 150728-3 linkage group LG26, Okis_V2, whole genome shotgun sequence includes the following:
- the LOC109871291 gene encoding T-cell surface antigen CD2 gives MSVVMLISLILLALGFAGAEECTMYAAVGKNKVIDHGLELLGQSFHLRWSHDHKIVYDTRKNTKPIPQTTPNGSLLLTNLQLNNTGPYQVTIYDNAGKLVLDKTTHLCVLLPVSKPRLTHTCTDASVSLRCDVGNSVDVNVVWSRNRQTLTGSTDKTLTITKAMLKSVDLYVCTVSNKASEEKSDDVNPECAEDSSSTVLLFGMKLWLMVAILAGGGSLLLILFIITLVCVCQSRRRRASRIKEEEEMRLAPLTQPTRQASLHHHHHPHKSQSRTRPKNRTPSQATQNSRPVPRPRSPQPKPDDAPPIPIPRRTGPWNHRS, from the exons ATGTCAGTGGTGATGCTGATATCTCTCATCCTCCTCGCTCTGGGGTTTGCAG GTGCCGAGGAGTGTACTATGTATGCTGCTGTTGGGAAGAACAAGGTGATTGACCATGGCCTGGAGTTGCTTGGACAGTCATTTCACTTACGGTGGTCCCATGACCATAAGATAGTTTACGACACCAGGAAGAATACTAAGCCAATACCCCAGACCACACCGAATGGTTCTCTGTTACTAACTAACCTACAGCTGAATAATACAGGGCCTTACCAGGTCACCATCTACGACAACGCGGGAAAACTCGTGTTAGATAAAACAACTCACCTGTGTGTGCTCT TGCCTGTGTCTAAGCCACGTCTGACACACACCTGTACGGATGCATCTGTCAGTCTGAGGTGCGATGTGGGGAACTCTGTGGATGTTAACGTGGTGTGGAGCCGTAACAGACAAACACTGACAGGATCCACTGACAAAACTCTGACAATAACCAAGGCAATGCTGAAATCTGTAGACCTCTACGTGTGTACAGTGAGTAACAAAGCCAGTGAAGAGAAGAGTGACGATGTTAACCCTGAATGTGCAG AGGATTCTTCCTCTACAGTGCTCTTGTTTGGGATGAAGCTATGGCTGATGGTGGCGATTCTGGCTGGTGGAGGTAGTCTGCTCCTCATCCTCTTCATCATCACCTTGGTGTGTGTCTGCCAGAGCCGCAGGCGGCGCGCGAGTCGCATAAAAG aagaggaggagatgagactTGCGCCCCTCACCCAGCCCACGCGTCAAGcatccctccaccaccaccatcacccacACAAGTCCCAGAGCCGAACCCGGCCGAAAAACAGAACTCCGTCACAGGCCACCCAAAACTCCAGACCAGTGCCTCGACCCAGGTCTCCACAGCCTAAACCAGATGATGCACCGCCCATACCAATTCCCAGGCGGACAGGACCCTGGAACCACAggagttag